The following proteins come from a genomic window of Coffea arabica cultivar ET-39 chromosome 11c, Coffea Arabica ET-39 HiFi, whole genome shotgun sequence:
- the LOC140016570 gene encoding uncharacterized protein, which yields MDEKITFGLRDAVPLTSGNHEAIVIDIVTNNYRVKKVYVDQGSAVDIMFHRVFKEFGLRDDQLTPVRTPLVGFTGPPISSEGMITLMVTVGQAPKCRTVPVNFVVVKQSSPYNVFLGRPALNALRAIPSTFHLSVKFPTPGGIAEVRGDPEVARACYLPTLRGQEKVVAQTTCLEPYIPGDEVQQLGTQDEVEEFPLREDRPNQVLRIGALLPAKEKEDLKALLREYSQVFAWSVDDMPGIPTDLAVHHLDVDPHFKPVKQKKRSFAPERNEVIRAEVAKLLEFKIILEVYYPT from the coding sequence ATGGACGAGAAGATTACCTTTGGACTAAGGGATGCGGTCCCCCTGACTTCCGGGAACCACGAGGCCATCGTGATAGACATTGTCACCAACAACTACCGGGTGAAGAAGGTGTATGTCGACCAGGGCAGCGCGGTTGACATCATGTTCCACAGGGTGTTCAAGGAGTTCGGATTAAGGGATGACCAGCTCACCCCAGTCCGGACGCCTCTGGTAGGGTTCACCGGACCACCCATCAGCTCGGAAGGGATGATCACTCTGATGGTCACAGTAGGACAGGCTCCCAAATGCCGGACTGTCCCCGTTAACTTCGTGGTGGTCAAGCAGTCGTCCCCGTACAATGTGTTCTTGGGGAGACCTGCTTTGAACGCCCTTCGGGCTATTCCCTCTACCTTCCACCTCAGCGTCAAGTTCCCAACCCCTGGAGGGATAGCCGAGGTGCGCGGCGACCCAGAGGTAGCCAGGGCTTGCTACCTGCCTACGCTCCGGGGACAGGAAAAGGTGGTCGCCCAAACCACCTGTTTGGAGCCCTACATCCCGGGGGATGAGGTCCAACAGTTGGGCACCCAGGATGAGGTTGAGGAGTTCCCCCTAAGGGAGGATCGACCCAACCAGGTTCTCCGCATTGGAGCCTTGCTGCCCGCCAAGGAGAAGGAGGACTTGAAAGCTCTGCTAAGAGAGTACTCCCAGGTCTTCGCTTGGTCGGTGGATGACATGCCTGGGATTCCAACGGACCTGGCAGTCCACCACCTTGACGTCGACCCTCACTTCAAGCCGGTGAAGCAGAAGAAAAGGAGTTTCGCCCCCGAGAGGAATGAGGTGATCAGGGCGGAAGTCGCCAAATTGCTGGAGTTCAAGATCATTCTGGAGGTCTACTACCCGACTTGA